In Streptomyces violaceusniger Tu 4113, one DNA window encodes the following:
- a CDS encoding lysophospholipid acyltransferase family protein, with product MTDAAAMSLPEHAWAGWSPCTPGCVSHAADRAPATRGARRAAVFVRAVMGAVLSGRRLAEPETLRARAATLLDSLGIRLEVTGDSTLSAPGGTGTLVVANHISWLDILALLAVEPVVMLAKREIAGWPLIGSLATRAGTMYIDRGSLRELPDTVREMAARMRDGQSVMAFPQGITWCSGTGGSFRRATFQAALDAGAPVRPVTLEYVQHGVPTTVAAFVGEDDFGGSLRRVLRADGLTVRVVVHRALRPMRDVDDRRRVAAQAQATVCGARLPLHQEFPALELAR from the coding sequence GTGACCGACGCGGCCGCGATGAGTCTGCCCGAGCACGCCTGGGCGGGCTGGTCCCCGTGCACTCCCGGCTGTGTCTCCCACGCCGCCGACCGCGCCCCGGCCACCCGGGGCGCCCGGCGGGCCGCGGTCTTCGTCCGGGCGGTGATGGGCGCGGTCCTGTCCGGCCGGCGGCTCGCCGAGCCCGAGACGCTGCGGGCGCGGGCGGCGACGCTGCTGGACTCCCTCGGCATCCGGCTGGAGGTGACGGGCGACAGCACGCTCAGCGCGCCCGGCGGCACCGGCACGCTCGTCGTGGCGAACCACATCTCCTGGCTGGACATCCTCGCGCTGCTCGCGGTGGAGCCAGTGGTGATGCTGGCCAAGCGGGAGATCGCGGGCTGGCCGCTGATCGGCTCGCTGGCCACCCGCGCGGGGACGATGTACATCGACCGCGGCTCGCTGCGCGAACTCCCCGACACCGTACGGGAGATGGCGGCCCGGATGCGTGACGGCCAGTCGGTGATGGCCTTTCCGCAGGGCATCACCTGGTGTTCGGGCACGGGTGGCAGCTTCCGGCGGGCCACCTTCCAGGCCGCGCTGGACGCGGGCGCGCCGGTGCGTCCGGTGACCCTGGAGTACGTCCAGCACGGCGTCCCGACCACGGTGGCGGCCTTCGTCGGCGAGGACGACTTCGGCGGCTCGCTGCGCCGGGTGCTCCGCGCCGACGGGCTCACGGTGCGGGTGGTCGTGCACCGTGCGCTGCGGCCGATGCGGGACGTCGACGACCGGCGCAGGGTCGCGGCACAGGCCCAGGCGACCGTCTGCGGGGCGCGGTTGCCCCTGCAT
- a CDS encoding GNAT family N-acetyltransferase gives MSVLTTSSTTAPTSSYVTSIAHTQEQIHAAQRLRYQVFGEERGGRLDAAVDGRDVDEFDEIMDHLIVTDTATGSVVGTYRLLPPGRSERLYSDTEFDLRGLPTEVRSSMVETGRACVHADHRTGAVINLMWAGLARYVLLSGHRYLAGCASVPLAEGEGAAANAWLLGTSKHAAPPEMRVHPLDPWIPSRPLDGEPSYADLPPLLRGYLRVGAWMCGSPQHDRAFNDADFFVLLDTERMNDRYRRYFLGESQ, from the coding sequence ATGTCCGTGCTCACGACGTCCTCGACGACGGCGCCCACCAGCTCGTACGTCACCTCGATCGCCCACACCCAGGAGCAGATCCACGCCGCGCAGCGGCTGCGCTACCAGGTGTTCGGCGAGGAGAGGGGCGGCCGGCTGGACGCCGCGGTCGACGGCCGCGACGTGGACGAGTTCGACGAGATCATGGACCACCTGATCGTCACGGACACGGCGACGGGCTCCGTGGTCGGCACCTACCGGCTGCTTCCCCCCGGGCGCAGCGAGCGGCTCTACTCGGACACCGAGTTCGATCTGCGCGGCCTTCCGACCGAGGTCCGCTCGTCCATGGTCGAGACCGGCCGGGCCTGTGTCCACGCCGACCACCGCACGGGCGCGGTCATCAACCTCATGTGGGCCGGTCTGGCCCGCTATGTGCTGCTGTCCGGCCATCGCTATCTCGCGGGCTGTGCCTCGGTTCCGCTGGCCGAGGGCGAGGGGGCCGCCGCCAACGCCTGGCTGCTCGGCACCAGCAAGCACGCCGCCCCGCCCGAGATGCGGGTCCACCCGCTCGACCCGTGGATACCCTCGCGGCCGCTGGACGGCGAGCCCAGCTACGCCGACCTGCCGCCGCTGCTCCGCGGCTATCTGCGGGTCGGCGCCTGGATGTGCGGCTCCCCGCAGCACGACCGGGCCTTCAACGACGCCGACTTCTTCGTGCTGCTGGACACCGAGCGGATGAACGACCGCTACCGCCGCTACTTCCTGGGTGAATCCCAGTGA
- a CDS encoding peptide deformylase: MPTTTVSELVDELLSGTRPLPIVSAGVPVLRQPALPYEGQLAADQLDRLLAAMRETMHSAPGVGLAAPQIGVPLRLAVIEDPAEVAAEVQEVRGRVPQPYRVLVNPGYEPVGHGRAAFFEGCLSIPGWQAVVSRPDRIRLRGQDETGRELDEEFTGWPARIVQHETDHLDGVLYLDLAETRSLSTAQAVSDYWSQPTPATAAHSLGFPLRTATGTGDDSGGTGATAP, from the coding sequence ATGCCGACCACCACCGTGTCCGAGCTCGTCGACGAACTGCTCTCCGGGACCCGTCCGCTGCCGATCGTCTCCGCGGGCGTCCCCGTCCTCCGGCAACCGGCCTTGCCGTACGAGGGCCAGCTTGCCGCGGATCAGCTCGACCGGCTGCTGGCGGCGATGCGGGAGACGATGCACTCCGCGCCCGGGGTGGGGCTCGCGGCCCCGCAGATCGGTGTGCCGCTGCGGCTGGCGGTGATCGAGGACCCGGCGGAGGTGGCGGCCGAGGTGCAGGAGGTGCGCGGCCGGGTGCCGCAGCCGTACCGGGTGCTGGTCAATCCCGGCTACGAACCGGTCGGCCACGGCCGGGCGGCGTTCTTCGAGGGGTGCCTGAGCATCCCCGGCTGGCAGGCCGTGGTCAGCCGCCCGGACCGGATCCGGCTGCGCGGGCAGGACGAGACGGGGCGGGAGCTGGACGAGGAGTTCACCGGCTGGCCCGCGCGGATCGTCCAGCATGAGACCGACCATCTCGACGGCGTCCTCTATCTGGATCTGGCCGAAACTCGCTCCCTGTCCACGGCCCAGGCCGTCAGCGACTACTGGTCCCAGCCCACCCCCGCCACCGCCGCCCATTCGCTGGGCTTCCCGCTCCGGACCGCCACCGGCACCGGCGATGACAGCGGCGGCACCGGCGCTACCGCTCCGTAA
- a CDS encoding ChaB family protein: MPGREELPSTLERSPEDAQRTWIKAHDSAVEQYGEGERAHRVAYGALKHKYEKVGDHWERKEKGRKGPSDPRSARPRQLGGRTGEGVDERATKQHLYDVAQRLGIEGRSRMSRPELLDAIRKANRTHTRRAREENG; encoded by the coding sequence ATGCCGGGACGGGAAGAACTTCCGTCGACCCTGGAGCGCTCCCCCGAGGACGCGCAGCGCACCTGGATCAAGGCCCATGACTCGGCCGTCGAGCAGTACGGCGAGGGCGAGCGCGCCCACCGGGTGGCCTACGGGGCCCTGAAGCACAAGTACGAGAAGGTCGGCGACCACTGGGAGCGCAAGGAGAAGGGGCGCAAGGGCCCCTCCGATCCGCGGTCCGCACGGCCACGGCAGCTCGGTGGCCGTACCGGCGAGGGCGTCGACGAGCGGGCCACCAAACAGCACCTCTACGACGTGGCGCAGCGGCTGGGCATCGAGGGCCGCTCGCGGATGAGCCGGCCGGAGCTGCTGGACGCCATCCGCAAGGCCAACCGCACACACACCCGGCGGGCCCGGGAGGAGAACGGATGA
- a CDS encoding DUF2267 domain-containing protein, translating into MRYEELTALVQARAQLPDRQSAERAIRATLETLAERIPGGLADHMAAQLPQEAGEPLRRVAAAHEGTPEERAHRRDHGERFDLTGFAGRVAWRTEHTEDEALREAAAFFEVLDSAVDPELMEKLYGVLPSDIRELLPEARAEQDARRPERD; encoded by the coding sequence ATGCGCTACGAAGAACTGACGGCCCTGGTCCAGGCCCGGGCCCAGCTCCCCGACCGGCAGTCGGCCGAGCGGGCGATACGGGCGACGCTCGAAACCCTCGCCGAGCGCATCCCGGGCGGGCTGGCGGACCACATGGCGGCACAGCTACCCCAGGAGGCGGGCGAGCCCCTGCGCCGGGTCGCCGCCGCACACGAGGGCACGCCCGAGGAGCGGGCGCACCGGCGGGACCACGGCGAGCGGTTCGACCTCACCGGTTTCGCGGGCCGGGTCGCCTGGCGCACCGAGCACACCGAGGATGAGGCGCTGCGCGAGGCGGCCGCCTTCTTCGAGGTGCTGGACTCGGCCGTGGACCCGGAGCTGATGGAGAAGCTCTACGGCGTGCTGCCGAGCGACATCCGGGAGCTGCTGCCGGAGGCGCGGGCCGAGCAGGACGCGCGTCGCCCCGAGCGGGACTGA
- a CDS encoding winged helix-turn-helix transcriptional regulator gives MTRTPLADVACSIARATDLFGDAWTALIMRDVLTGVTRFDDLAHDLGISRKVLAARLCRLVEEGVLVRERYQERPPREHYRATPKGEELYPVLLALMEWGDRWYAGPAGPPARIRHLGCGRDTTPVSACAHCGEPLTAGNTTQLPGPGGRTGPGTRVLGPLLAAREDTPETGRPATV, from the coding sequence ATGACCCGTACTCCGCTCGCCGATGTGGCCTGTTCGATCGCCCGCGCCACCGATCTGTTCGGCGACGCCTGGACGGCGCTGATCATGCGGGATGTGCTCACCGGGGTCACCCGCTTCGACGATCTCGCCCATGACCTGGGCATATCGCGGAAGGTCCTGGCCGCCCGGCTGTGCCGGCTGGTCGAGGAGGGGGTGCTGGTCCGGGAGCGATACCAGGAGCGGCCGCCCCGTGAGCACTATCGCGCCACCCCGAAGGGCGAGGAGCTCTATCCGGTGCTGCTCGCCCTGATGGAGTGGGGCGACCGCTGGTACGCGGGCCCCGCCGGGCCGCCGGCCCGGATCCGCCATCTCGGCTGCGGACGGGACACCACGCCGGTGTCCGCGTGCGCCCACTGCGGGGAGCCCCTGACGGCCGGCAACACCACCCAGCTCCCGGGCCCCGGCGGGCGCACCGGACCCGGCACCAGGGTGCTCGGCCCGCTGCTCGCCGCGCGGGAGGACACCCCGGAGACCGGGCGCCCGGCGACGGTTTGA
- a CDS encoding class I SAM-dependent methyltransferase: protein MAAAPHIELDSRSPEAVDGRQIRAVTFQDSRLEYVRTTLKSADLSAPGSRAVVVGSGRGLLARGLAGLGFDVVAVDPSATATEMAREAAEGEHPGIEYRTAPAEQLDLADGAFDLAYYADTFEITSELDRVLAEAARVLRPGGVLIYDTVNRTLLSRLIYLGAFQRVPMTRIMPAGRYTAARLRTPAELTAALDRQGLRNEDICDFKPKDPRSLVKATMARRKGQISDEQIPPIVDFVLAPDARPLVTYLGYARKG, encoded by the coding sequence ATGGCCGCCGCCCCGCACATCGAACTGGACTCACGGTCGCCGGAGGCCGTCGACGGCCGTCAGATCCGGGCCGTCACCTTCCAGGACAGCCGCCTGGAGTACGTCCGCACCACCCTCAAGAGCGCGGACCTCTCCGCGCCCGGCAGCCGCGCCGTCGTCGTCGGCAGCGGCCGCGGGCTGCTGGCCCGCGGGCTGGCCGGGCTCGGCTTCGACGTCGTCGCCGTCGACCCCTCCGCCACCGCGACCGAGATGGCGCGCGAGGCGGCCGAGGGCGAGCACCCCGGAATCGAGTACCGCACCGCGCCCGCCGAGCAACTCGACCTCGCCGACGGCGCGTTCGACCTCGCCTACTACGCGGACACCTTCGAGATCACCTCGGAGCTGGACCGGGTGCTCGCGGAGGCCGCCCGGGTGCTGCGGCCCGGCGGTGTGCTGATCTACGACACCGTCAACCGCACCCTGCTCTCCCGGCTGATCTACCTCGGCGCCTTCCAGCGCGTCCCGATGACCCGGATCATGCCGGCCGGCCGCTACACGGCGGCTCGGCTGCGCACCCCCGCCGAACTGACCGCCGCCCTGGACCGGCAGGGGCTGCGCAACGAGGACATCTGCGACTTCAAGCCCAAGGATCCGCGCAGCCTGGTCAAGGCCACCATGGCGCGCCGCAAGGGGCAGATCAGCGATGAGCAGATCCCGCCGATCGTCGACTTCGTCCTGGCCCCGGACGCCCGGCCGCTGGTCACCTACCTCGGCTACGCCCGCAAGGGCTGA
- a CDS encoding NUDIX domain-containing protein: MTRKRSAGLLLYRGAGPAGPAVEVLLAHMGGPFWAAKDAGAWTVPKGEYDEDETPEAAARREFEEELGVPPPAGEPIPLGSVTQTGGKEVTVWALAGDLDPERITPGTFTMEWPKGSGRMREFPEIDRVAWFGPEEARRKIVTKQRVFLDRLEERLRETDGAGPGD, encoded by the coding sequence GTGACTCGTAAGCGCAGCGCCGGACTCCTGCTGTACCGCGGTGCGGGCCCGGCGGGCCCGGCCGTCGAGGTGCTGCTCGCCCATATGGGCGGCCCGTTCTGGGCCGCCAAGGACGCGGGCGCCTGGACGGTGCCCAAGGGGGAGTACGACGAGGACGAGACCCCGGAGGCCGCCGCGCGCCGGGAGTTCGAGGAGGAGCTCGGCGTGCCCCCGCCCGCCGGCGAGCCGATTCCGCTCGGCTCGGTGACGCAGACCGGGGGCAAGGAGGTCACCGTCTGGGCGCTCGCGGGCGATCTGGACCCGGAGCGGATCACCCCCGGCACGTTCACCATGGAGTGGCCGAAGGGGTCCGGCCGGATGCGGGAGTTCCCCGAGATCGACCGGGTCGCCTGGTTCGGCCCGGAGGAGGCCCGCCGGAAGATCGTGACGAAGCAGCGGGTCTTCCTGGACCGGCTCGAGGAGCGGCTCCGGGAAACGGACGGCGCGGGCCCCGGGGACTGA
- a CDS encoding glycoside hydrolase family 2 yields MRACSLWSVSTPTEGWTTRCPYALRRRVLLPRFSRPPRPPRIPRTSRASRISRPPRISRIAALALALALAAPAAPAAAANPPDPPADVYKLLEDPAVTSVGQEPAHARPTPYADTAGALDGGSRSRWTASLDGAWKLHMSDRPEEVPKDFFTEGYDTSRSGWRSVSVPHTWQTDGLDHPVFRNIPTEMYPDAPPKVPHDVNPTGAYVKTFELPKSWEKRRTFLRFEGVTSGYLLWVNGSYAGYDQGGYTPAEFDISDRLHPGRNTVAVQVHRWGSGAHLEDYDQWRFSGIFRSVGLYSTPATYLRDIAVKTDLDARYRDARLTAEVEVAAKGPQRGTAERKVLGTLYDRRGRKVTTMSGTVDGGDGSTTLTADVADPAKWTDETPDLYTLVVRLADADGTVTHTTAQPVGFREIEIKDRQLLVNGKRILVKGVNRSETDPGTGRHATRERTTAPRPRTSPC; encoded by the coding sequence GTGCGGGCCTGTTCGCTCTGGAGCGTTTCGACACCCACAGAAGGGTGGACCACCAGATGCCCCTACGCCCTCCGCCGTCGCGTCCTCCTCCCCCGCTTCTCCCGGCCACCCCGGCCACCCCGAATCCCCCGGACCTCCCGGGCTTCCCGGATCTCCCGGCCACCCCGGATATCCCGGATCGCCGCCCTCGCCCTGGCCCTCGCGCTCGCCGCCCCCGCCGCCCCGGCGGCAGCGGCGAATCCCCCCGATCCGCCCGCGGATGTCTACAAGCTGCTGGAGGACCCCGCGGTCACCTCGGTCGGACAGGAGCCCGCCCATGCGCGGCCGACCCCGTACGCCGACACCGCCGGCGCCCTGGACGGCGGCTCCAGGAGCCGCTGGACCGCCTCGCTCGACGGCGCCTGGAAGCTCCATATGTCCGACCGCCCCGAGGAGGTCCCGAAGGACTTCTTCACCGAGGGCTACGACACCTCCCGGAGCGGCTGGCGCAGCGTGAGCGTGCCGCACACCTGGCAGACGGACGGTCTCGACCATCCGGTGTTCCGGAACATCCCCACCGAGATGTATCCGGACGCTCCCCCGAAGGTCCCGCACGACGTCAACCCCACCGGCGCCTACGTCAAGACGTTCGAGCTGCCGAAGAGCTGGGAGAAGCGGCGGACGTTTCTCCGCTTCGAGGGCGTCACCAGCGGCTATCTGCTGTGGGTGAACGGCTCCTACGCCGGCTACGACCAGGGCGGCTACACCCCCGCCGAGTTCGACATCAGCGACCGGCTGCACCCGGGCCGCAACACCGTCGCGGTGCAGGTCCACCGCTGGGGTTCGGGGGCGCATCTGGAGGACTACGACCAGTGGCGGTTCTCGGGCATCTTCCGCTCGGTCGGGCTGTACTCCACCCCGGCCACCTATCTGCGGGACATCGCGGTCAAGACCGATCTGGACGCCCGGTACCGCGATGCCCGGCTGACCGCCGAGGTCGAGGTGGCCGCCAAGGGGCCACAGCGCGGCACGGCTGAGCGCAAGGTCCTCGGCACGCTCTACGACCGCCGCGGACGCAAGGTGACAACGATGTCGGGAACGGTGGACGGCGGCGACGGGTCCACCACCCTCACCGCAGACGTGGCCGATCCGGCCAAGTGGACCGATGAGACGCCCGACCTCTACACCCTCGTCGTCCGGCTCGCCGACGCCGACGGCACGGTCACCCACACCACGGCCCAGCCGGTGGGCTTCCGCGAGATCGAGATCAAGGACAGACAGCTCCTCGTCAACGGCAAGCGCATCCTCGTCAAGGGCGTCAACCGCTCCGAGACCGACCCCGGAACCGGCCGCCACGCCACCCGTGAGCGCACCACCGCCCCGCGCCCTCGGACGTCTCCCTGTTGA